From Peromyscus eremicus chromosome 3, PerEre_H2_v1, whole genome shotgun sequence, one genomic window encodes:
- the Ntf3 gene encoding neurotrophin-3, with translation MSILFYVIFLAYLRGIQGNNMDQRSLPEDSLNSLIIKLIQADILKNKLSKQMVDVKENYQSTLPKAEAPREPEQGESTRSEFQPMIATDTELLRQQRRYNSPRVLLSDSTPLEPPPLYLMEDYVGNPVVANRTSSRRKRYAEHKSHRGEYSVCDSESLWVTDKSSAIDIRGHQVTVLGEIKTGNSPVKQYFYETRCKEARPVKNGCRGIDDKHWNSQCKTSQTYVRALTSENNKLVGWRWIRIDTSCVCALSRKIGRT, from the coding sequence ATGTCCATCTTGTTTTATGTGATATTTCTCGCTTATCTCCGTGGCATCCAAGGTAACAACATGGATCAAAGGAGTTTGCCAGAAGACTCGCTCAATTCCCTCATTATAAAGCTGATCCAGGCagatattttgaaaaacaagCTCTCCAAGCAAATGGTAGATGTCAAGGAAAATTACCAGAGCACCCTGCCCAAAGCAGAAGCCCCCAGAGAACCGGAGCAGGGAGAGTCCACCAGGTCAGAATTCCAGCCAATGATTGCAACGGACACAGAACTACTGCGCCAACAGAGACGCTACAATTCACCCCGGGTCCTGCTGAGTGACAGCACCCCTTTGGAGCCCCCTCCCTTGTATCTCATGGAGGATTATGTGGGCAACCCGGTGGTAGCCAATAGAACATCATCACGGCGGAAACGGTACGCAGAGCATAAGAGTCACCGAGGAGAGTACTCAGTGTGTGACAGTGAGAGTCTGTGGGTGACCGACAAGTCCTCAGCCATTGACATTCGGGGACACCAGGTCACGGTGCTAGGGGAGATCAAAACCGGCAACTCCCCTGTCAAACAATACTTTTatgaaacaagatgtaaagaagCCAGGCCAGTTAAAAACGGTTGCAGGGGAATTGATGACAAACACTGGAACTCTCAGTGCAAAACATCCCAAACCTACGTCCGAGCACTGACCTCAGAAAACAACAAACTCGTAGGCTGGCGCTGGATACGAATAgacacttcctgtgtgtgtgccttgtcGAGAAAAATCGGAAGAACATGA